A genomic window from Pseudomonas alcaligenes includes:
- a CDS encoding HAD family hydrolase has product MALAIFDLDETLIHGDCASLWAQHMADIQWVDGESFLAREQELMALYSQGKLAMEDYMAYTLSPLVGRTPEEVAFVVGPFVEDVIEPIIYSDAMRCLAAHRAAGDRLLIISASAHFLVSAIGERLGVEEVLAIDCELQHGCYSGKTSGVLTYREGKVTRLAAWLEAEGESLDGAHFYSDSRNDLPLLQQVPHPHAVNPDPTLRAHAEQAGWDILAWH; this is encoded by the coding sequence ATGGCCCTGGCGATCTTCGACCTCGACGAAACCCTGATCCACGGCGACTGTGCCTCGCTGTGGGCGCAGCACATGGCCGACATCCAGTGGGTCGACGGCGAGTCCTTCCTCGCCCGCGAACAGGAACTGATGGCGCTCTATTCCCAGGGCAAGCTGGCCATGGAGGACTACATGGCCTACACCCTGTCGCCGCTGGTGGGGCGCACACCGGAGGAAGTGGCCTTCGTCGTCGGCCCCTTCGTCGAAGACGTGATCGAGCCGATCATCTACAGCGACGCCATGCGCTGCCTGGCCGCTCACCGTGCGGCCGGCGACCGCCTGCTGATCATCTCCGCCTCGGCACATTTCCTGGTCAGCGCCATCGGCGAACGCCTGGGCGTCGAGGAAGTCCTGGCCATCGACTGCGAGCTGCAGCACGGCTGCTACAGCGGCAAGACCAGCGGCGTACTGACCTACCGCGAAGGCAAGGTCACCCGCCTCGCCGCCTGGCTAGAGGCCGAAGGCGAGAGCCTGGACGGTGCGCATTTCTACTCCGACTCGCGCAACGACCTGCCACTGCTGCAGCAGGTGCCGCATCCCCATGCGGTCAATCCGGACCCGACCCTGCGCGCTCACGCCGAGCAGGCCGGCTGGGACATCCTCGCCTGGCACTGA
- a CDS encoding carboxy terminal-processing peptidase, producing MQRFLPATALALLLGLHALPAAAKAAAENWAYLQPDREQVIASLNVVELLKRHHYNKPPLDDARSAKIYEGYLKMLDPARSYFTAADIAQFDRWQNRFDDLLKSGDLEPGFIIYRTYLQRAEERLDRVDALLAAGVDNLDFGIDESLLVDREKAPWAKDQAELDDLWRKRVKDEVLRLKIAGKDSKDIQELLQKRYNNQRKRLSQTRGEDVFQAYINAFAQTYDPHTNYLSPDNAENFDINMSLSLEGIGAVLQTDNEYVKVVRLVPAGPAEKSKLIAPADKIIGVAQGDKEMVDVIGWRLDEVVKLIRGPKGSRVRLEVIPASNAPSDQTSKVVTIVREAVKLEEQAAQKSVLKLQHEGRDYKLGVIKVPAFYLDFKAYRAQDPNYKSTTRDVKRLLGELKQEKVDGVVIDLRDNGGGSLQEATELTGLFIDQGPTVLVRNADGRVDVLADEEPGVFYDGPLAVLVDRLSASASEIFAGAMQDYHRALILGGQTFGKGTVQTIQPLNHGELKLTLAKFYRVSGQSTQHQGVLPDIAYPDIVDTQEIGESALPEAMPWDSIKPAVRPDSNPYKPFLAELKARHESRTADNPDFVFTRERLALAQELMAETSVSLNEAKRRAQHADIEARQLALENAKRKAKGEELLKEIKEEDEDAAPAEPEKTKPEDDAYLTESGRILLDYLGLEATLAKH from the coding sequence ATGCAGAGATTCCTCCCCGCTACCGCCCTGGCCCTGCTTCTCGGCCTGCACGCCCTGCCCGCCGCCGCCAAGGCCGCCGCGGAGAACTGGGCCTACCTGCAGCCAGACCGCGAACAGGTGATCGCCAGCCTCAACGTGGTCGAGCTGCTCAAGCGCCACCACTACAACAAGCCCCCGCTGGACGACGCCCGCTCGGCGAAGATCTACGAGGGCTACCTGAAGATGCTCGACCCGGCGCGCAGCTACTTCACCGCCGCCGACATCGCCCAGTTCGACCGCTGGCAGAACAGGTTCGACGACCTGCTCAAGAGCGGCGACCTCGAGCCCGGCTTCATCATCTACCGCACCTACCTGCAGCGTGCCGAGGAGCGCCTCGACCGGGTTGACGCCCTGCTCGCCGCCGGTGTCGACAATCTCGACTTCGGCATCGACGAGAGCCTGCTGGTGGACCGCGAGAAGGCCCCCTGGGCCAAGGATCAGGCCGAGCTGGACGACCTCTGGCGCAAGCGCGTCAAGGACGAAGTACTGCGCCTGAAGATCGCCGGCAAGGACAGCAAGGACATCCAGGAGCTGCTGCAGAAGCGCTACAACAACCAGCGCAAGCGCCTGTCGCAGACCCGCGGCGAGGACGTGTTCCAGGCCTACATCAACGCTTTCGCGCAGACCTACGACCCGCACACCAACTACCTCTCCCCGGACAACGCGGAGAACTTCGACATCAACATGAGTCTGTCGCTGGAAGGCATCGGTGCCGTGCTGCAGACCGACAACGAGTACGTCAAGGTGGTGCGCCTGGTGCCTGCCGGCCCGGCCGAGAAGAGCAAGCTGATCGCGCCGGCCGACAAGATCATCGGCGTGGCCCAGGGCGACAAGGAAATGGTCGACGTGATCGGCTGGCGCCTGGATGAAGTGGTCAAGCTGATTCGCGGGCCCAAGGGCTCCAGGGTCCGCCTGGAGGTGATACCGGCCAGCAACGCGCCGAGCGACCAGACCAGCAAGGTGGTCACCATCGTCCGCGAAGCGGTCAAGCTGGAGGAACAGGCGGCGCAGAAGTCGGTGCTCAAGCTGCAGCACGAGGGTCGCGACTACAAGCTCGGCGTGATCAAGGTCCCGGCCTTCTACCTGGACTTCAAGGCCTATCGCGCCCAGGACCCCAACTACAAGAGCACCACCCGCGACGTGAAGCGCCTGCTGGGTGAACTGAAACAGGAGAAGGTCGACGGCGTGGTCATCGACCTGCGCGACAATGGCGGCGGCTCCCTGCAGGAAGCCACCGAGCTGACCGGACTGTTCATCGACCAGGGCCCGACAGTGCTGGTGCGCAATGCCGACGGCCGCGTCGACGTGCTGGCCGACGAGGAGCCCGGGGTGTTCTACGACGGCCCGCTGGCCGTGCTGGTCGACCGACTGTCCGCCTCCGCCTCGGAAATCTTCGCCGGTGCCATGCAGGACTACCATCGCGCGCTGATCCTCGGTGGCCAGACCTTCGGCAAGGGTACGGTGCAGACCATCCAGCCGCTCAACCACGGCGAGTTGAAACTGACCCTGGCCAAGTTCTACCGGGTTTCCGGGCAGAGCACCCAACACCAGGGCGTGCTGCCGGACATCGCCTACCCGGACATCGTCGACACCCAGGAGATCGGCGAAAGCGCCCTGCCCGAGGCCATGCCCTGGGACAGTATCAAGCCGGCCGTGCGCCCGGACAGCAATCCCTACAAGCCCTTCCTCGCCGAGCTGAAAGCCCGTCACGAGTCACGTACTGCGGACAACCCGGACTTCGTCTTCACCCGCGAGCGCCTGGCCCTGGCCCAGGAGCTGATGGCCGAGACCAGCGTCAGCCTCAACGAGGCCAAGCGCCGCGCCCAGCACGCCGATATCGAGGCCCGCCAACTGGCGCTGGAGAACGCCAAGCGCAAGGCCAAGGGCGAGGAGCTGCTCAAGGAGATCAAGGAAGAAGACGAGGACGCCGCGCCGGCGGAGCCGGAGAAGACCAAGCCGGAAGACGACGCCTACCTGACCGAGAGCGGGCGCATCCTGCTCGACTACCTCGGCCTGGAAGCCACGCTGGCCAAGCACTGA
- a CDS encoding NAD(P)H-quinone oxidoreductase, with amino-acid sequence MKALQGIEGQLEWVQRVVPACDVGQVRIRVAAAGLNRADLLQRAGHYPPPPGASDILGLECSGVVIEVGAGSAWQVGDRVCALLAGGGMAEEVVVDARHCLPVPEGLSLAEAAALPEVYATAWLNLFQLAALKPGEKVLLHAGASGVGSAAIQLCKAFGNPCWVSVGSAERLAYCVGLGAQGGAIRGEALESLRDFGPFDVILDPVGASYAELNLQLLARDGRWVCIGLMGGSKAPLDMALLLGKRIQLTGSTLRNRDEQFKAELLADLQRHVWPLFAEGRLKPQLERVYPAKDVDAAFAALASNQVAGKLVLQLDASLA; translated from the coding sequence ATGAAGGCATTGCAAGGCATCGAGGGGCAGCTGGAGTGGGTGCAGCGGGTGGTTCCTGCCTGCGATGTGGGGCAGGTCCGCATTCGCGTGGCCGCCGCCGGCCTCAACCGTGCCGACCTGTTGCAGCGGGCCGGGCATTACCCGCCACCGCCGGGCGCCAGCGATATCCTCGGCCTGGAGTGCTCGGGGGTGGTGATCGAGGTCGGTGCCGGCAGCGCCTGGCAGGTCGGTGACCGGGTCTGTGCCCTGCTGGCCGGTGGCGGCATGGCCGAGGAGGTGGTGGTGGACGCCCGCCATTGCCTGCCGGTACCCGAGGGCCTCTCACTGGCCGAAGCGGCGGCGCTGCCCGAGGTGTACGCCACCGCCTGGCTCAATCTGTTCCAGTTGGCCGCGCTCAAGCCCGGCGAGAAGGTGTTGCTGCACGCCGGTGCCAGCGGCGTCGGCTCGGCAGCGATCCAGCTGTGCAAGGCCTTCGGCAATCCCTGCTGGGTCAGCGTCGGCTCGGCCGAGCGCCTGGCCTATTGCGTGGGGCTCGGTGCCCAGGGCGGTGCGATTCGCGGCGAGGCGCTGGAGAGCCTGCGCGACTTCGGGCCGTTCGATGTGATTCTCGACCCGGTGGGGGCCAGCTACGCCGAGCTCAACCTGCAGCTGCTGGCCCGCGATGGCCGCTGGGTGTGTATCGGCCTGATGGGCGGCAGCAAGGCGCCGCTGGACATGGCGCTGCTGCTCGGCAAGCGCATCCAGCTGACCGGCTCGACCCTGCGCAACCGTGACGAGCAGTTCAAGGCCGAGTTGCTGGCCGATCTGCAGCGTCATGTCTGGCCGCTGTTCGCCGAAGGCCGCCTCAAGCCGCAGCTGGAGCGCGTCTACCCGGCCAAGGACGTGGATGCCGCCTTCGCCGCATTGGCCAGCAACCAGGTGGCCGGCAAGCTGGTGCTGCAGCTCGACGCGAGCCTGGCCTGA
- a CDS encoding helix-turn-helix transcriptional regulator: MSVQVIMRDGEAEYAVLPWADYQALLQAAGQAPAAVAETIQPGAARLDQLAALREAKGLSQADLARAVGISPHYLNMIESGERQPDGAILRSLGRVLEIGDWEQSS; this comes from the coding sequence ATGAGTGTGCAAGTCATCATGCGCGACGGCGAGGCGGAGTACGCCGTGCTGCCCTGGGCCGATTACCAGGCCCTGTTGCAGGCGGCCGGCCAGGCCCCGGCTGCCGTCGCCGAAACCATCCAGCCTGGCGCGGCCCGGCTCGACCAGTTGGCGGCGTTGCGCGAGGCCAAGGGGTTGTCCCAGGCCGATCTGGCGCGTGCCGTGGGCATCAGCCCGCATTACCTGAACATGATCGAAAGCGGCGAGCGCCAGCCCGATGGGGCCATCCTGCGTTCGCTGGGGCGTGTGCTGGAAATCGGCGACTGGGAGCAGTCTTCTTGA
- a CDS encoding substrate-binding periplasmic protein — protein MAKRLLICLLCAGSLSAFAEELRWGFGPLDGMPYVDVESQQLVGGFTLLLGQRVGQRLGLQVRFIEAPNNRLESFLLQGRIQLICNANPAWLGPSARLHWSAPLYEEEDVLLQHVRQPAFSDLASLRGKTIGTSLGFVYSAALMAAFADGSVVRKDVRDLETRLHMLALRRLDAVIDMRRPLTYRLAREPDLPLRFSPWVVQRYNMHCVYGEPLPIAAERLDEILQEMRDSGEIRALLLQAERRLH, from the coding sequence ATGGCCAAACGCCTGCTGATCTGCCTGCTCTGCGCCGGCAGCCTCAGCGCCTTCGCCGAAGAGCTACGCTGGGGCTTCGGCCCGCTGGACGGCATGCCCTATGTCGACGTGGAAAGCCAGCAGCTGGTCGGCGGCTTCACCCTGCTGCTCGGCCAGCGGGTCGGCCAGCGCCTGGGCCTGCAGGTGCGCTTCATCGAGGCGCCGAACAACCGCCTGGAAAGCTTCCTGCTGCAGGGCCGCATCCAGCTGATCTGCAACGCCAATCCGGCCTGGCTAGGGCCCTCGGCCAGACTGCACTGGTCAGCACCGCTGTACGAGGAGGAGGACGTGCTGCTGCAGCATGTACGGCAGCCAGCCTTCAGCGATCTGGCCAGCCTGCGCGGCAAGACCATCGGCACCAGCCTGGGCTTCGTCTACAGCGCCGCACTGATGGCGGCCTTCGCCGACGGCAGCGTAGTGCGCAAGGATGTCCGCGATCTCGAAACCCGCCTGCACATGCTGGCGCTGCGGCGCCTCGACGCGGTGATCGACATGCGCCGCCCCCTGACCTATCGCCTGGCGCGCGAGCCCGATCTGCCGTTGCGCTTCAGCCCTTGGGTGGTGCAGCGCTACAACATGCACTGCGTCTACGGGGAGCCACTGCCGATAGCCGCCGAACGTCTGGATGAGATCCTGCAGGAGATGCGCGACAGCGGCGAAATCCGCGCACTACTGCTGCAGGCGGAGCGCCGGTTGCACTGA
- a CDS encoding bifunctional diguanylate cyclase/phosphodiesterase, giving the protein MTVTEQLSALESILAHGDLHSLFQPIVSLSERRILGYEALTRGPSNSPLHAPIALFSVARNAGRLSQLELASRKSACRRFRDQGLDGKLFLNVSPESLLEPSHQPGRTLRLLQEFGIAPDRVVIELTEQAPIDDFQLLDTALHHYRAMGFSIALDDLGAGYSSLRLWSELRPDYVKIDRHFIDGIHQDAVKREFVDSILKMAKASRAQVIAEGIELAEELATLIEMGVDLVQGYLLCRPQEQPPRDAQKLLPRLDNLAPALGEDAGDLSALLNEQPAVPQDTPIAVVLEAFRAQANLNSLAVLDERAQPVGIVHRHSLSDALLKPFATDLFARKPISRLMSTDFLAVDIGQSLQQVSRLLTSRARQRMEEDFIIVQQGRYRGLGRVIDVLKLITELKIQQARHANPLTLLPGNVPIQQCLGRLLQQGREAVVCYVDIDSFKPFNDLYGYAKGDEVLLCLAQCLNERVDPSRDFVGHIGGDDFLLVLGPDTWRERLNQLLEDFQAQCRRFYREEHLQAGCFVSHNRQGRREEFPLLSLSIGVVQLHPQSCARLDASQLAGLASEAKRQAKAVPGYSLHILDTLNLSA; this is encoded by the coding sequence ATGACCGTCACCGAGCAGTTGAGCGCCCTGGAATCCATCCTCGCTCACGGCGACTTGCACAGCCTGTTCCAGCCCATCGTCTCGCTCTCCGAGCGACGCATCCTGGGCTACGAGGCACTGACCCGAGGCCCCTCCAACAGCCCGCTGCATGCACCCATCGCGTTGTTCAGCGTGGCGCGCAACGCCGGCCGCCTGAGCCAGCTGGAGCTGGCCAGCCGCAAGAGCGCCTGCCGCCGCTTCCGCGACCAGGGCCTGGACGGCAAGCTGTTCCTCAACGTCTCGCCGGAATCGCTGCTGGAGCCCAGCCACCAGCCCGGACGCACCCTGCGCCTGCTGCAGGAGTTCGGCATCGCCCCTGACCGGGTGGTGATCGAGCTCACCGAGCAGGCGCCGATCGACGACTTCCAGCTGCTCGACACCGCCCTGCACCACTACCGCGCCATGGGCTTCTCCATCGCCCTGGACGACCTCGGCGCCGGCTACTCCAGCCTGCGCCTGTGGTCCGAGCTGCGCCCGGACTACGTGAAGATCGACCGCCACTTCATCGACGGCATCCATCAGGATGCGGTCAAGCGCGAGTTCGTCGACTCCATCCTGAAGATGGCCAAGGCCTCGCGTGCCCAGGTGATCGCCGAGGGCATCGAGCTGGCCGAGGAGCTGGCAACTCTGATCGAGATGGGCGTCGACCTGGTCCAGGGCTACCTGCTGTGCCGCCCCCAGGAGCAGCCGCCGCGTGACGCGCAGAAGCTGCTGCCGCGCCTGGACAACCTGGCCCCGGCCCTGGGCGAGGACGCCGGTGACCTGTCCGCACTGCTCAACGAACAGCCGGCCGTACCCCAGGACACACCGATCGCCGTGGTACTGGAGGCCTTCCGCGCCCAGGCCAACCTCAATTCCCTGGCGGTGCTGGATGAGCGTGCGCAGCCGGTCGGCATCGTGCATCGCCACTCACTGTCCGACGCCCTGCTCAAGCCCTTCGCCACCGACCTGTTCGCCCGCAAGCCGATCAGCCGGCTGATGAGCACGGACTTCCTCGCGGTGGATATCGGCCAGTCGCTGCAGCAGGTCAGCCGCCTGCTCACCAGCCGCGCGCGCCAGCGCATGGAAGAGGACTTCATCATCGTCCAGCAGGGGCGCTACCGCGGCCTGGGGCGGGTGATCGACGTGCTCAAGCTGATCACCGAGCTGAAGATCCAGCAGGCCCGCCACGCCAATCCGCTGACCCTGCTGCCGGGCAACGTACCCATCCAGCAGTGCCTCGGCCGCCTGCTGCAGCAGGGCCGCGAGGCCGTGGTGTGCTATGTGGATATCGACAGCTTCAAGCCGTTCAACGACCTCTATGGCTATGCCAAAGGTGACGAGGTTCTGCTGTGCCTGGCCCAGTGTCTGAACGAACGGGTCGACCCCAGCCGCGACTTCGTCGGCCATATCGGCGGCGACGACTTTCTCCTGGTACTGGGGCCGGACACCTGGCGCGAACGGCTCAACCAGCTGCTGGAGGACTTCCAGGCCCAGTGCCGGCGCTTCTACCGCGAGGAGCACCTGCAGGCCGGCTGCTTCGTCAGCCACAACCGCCAGGGCCGGCGCGAGGAATTCCCGCTACTGTCACTGTCGATTGGCGTGGTCCAGCTGCACCCGCAGAGCTGCGCCAGACTCGATGCCAGCCAGCTGGCCGGCCTGGCCTCGGAAGCCAAGCGCCAGGCCAAGGCGGTGCCCGGTTACAGCCTGCACATCCTCGACACCCTCAACCTTTCGGCCTGA
- a CDS encoding sel1 repeat family protein, with amino-acid sequence MLWTLRARLGYWLARRLLHWRWLVQQPRAWAWMQGQYARMAALGHVPAQGFYGHLLLFRGQGFGAREEGLRLLRLAAQGGDGKAAYQLGVQCLAGDARQAADATEAARWWARAAEAGHPLAAQRLAQLYREGAPGLPVDPQQAERFARQAEALGFRPKG; translated from the coding sequence ATGCTCTGGACCCTGCGCGCGCGCCTGGGCTACTGGCTGGCGCGCCGCCTGTTGCACTGGCGCTGGCTGGTGCAGCAGCCACGGGCCTGGGCCTGGATGCAGGGCCAGTATGCGCGCATGGCGGCCCTCGGCCATGTGCCGGCACAGGGCTTCTACGGCCACCTCCTGCTGTTTCGCGGCCAGGGCTTCGGCGCCCGCGAGGAGGGGCTGCGCCTGCTGCGTCTGGCCGCTCAGGGCGGCGATGGCAAGGCCGCCTACCAGCTCGGTGTGCAGTGCCTGGCCGGCGACGCGCGCCAGGCCGCGGATGCCACCGAGGCGGCGCGCTGGTGGGCGCGGGCAGCCGAGGCTGGCCATCCGCTGGCGGCGCAGCGCCTGGCGCAACTCTATCGGGAAGGCGCTCCCGGTCTGCCGGTCGACCCGCAGCAGGCCGAGCGTTTCGCCCGCCAGGCCGAGGCGCTTGGCTTCAGGCCGAAAGGTTGA
- a CDS encoding YkvA family protein encodes MSIPWNSVRYLRLAQRVLARGRLPALLLAVARKGEGGARFARLRADLNLMQGLCAAWWRGEYRDISKQALLAVVAALVYFLVPLDMAPDWLLAVGLLDDLAVLAWVLRTWEGELQAYRAWRETQPVATLQRIEALPPVQAGQPD; translated from the coding sequence ATGAGCATTCCCTGGAACAGTGTGCGTTACCTTCGCCTGGCTCAGCGCGTGCTGGCTCGTGGGCGATTGCCGGCACTGCTGCTGGCCGTCGCTCGCAAGGGCGAAGGCGGAGCCAGGTTTGCCCGCTTGCGCGCCGATCTGAATCTCATGCAGGGACTCTGCGCAGCCTGGTGGCGTGGAGAGTATCGAGACATCAGCAAGCAGGCCCTGCTCGCCGTGGTGGCTGCCCTGGTGTATTTCCTGGTGCCGCTGGACATGGCCCCGGACTGGCTACTGGCTGTCGGCCTGCTGGACGATCTGGCGGTGCTGGCCTGGGTCCTGCGTACCTGGGAGGGTGAGTTGCAAGCCTATCGCGCCTGGCGCGAGACACAGCCCGTCGCCACGCTGCAGCGTATCGAGGCGCTACCCCCGGTACAGGCGGGGCAGCCCGACTAG